A region from the uncultured Macellibacteroides sp. genome encodes:
- a CDS encoding aminoacyl-histidine dipeptidase, whose translation MKITDLSPALVWKYFHQVTQVPRPSKKEEKMIKYLETFAAEHKIAIKKDSCGNILMSKPATPGRESVPTVILQSHIDMVCEKNNDTKHDFDNDPIETIVDGAWLRANGTTLGADNGIGVAAELAILASNDIEHGPLECLFTVDEETGLTGAKALEKGFLSGNILLNLDSEDEGEIFVGCAGGKDTAATFTYTPEAAPDGLFYFRVDVKGLNGGHSGGEIHKQLGNANKLLVRYLYLLKKQTGNIVLCSIDGGNLRNAIAREAHAVVGVPYDAKEGVRVLLNHFAADVENELKHVDPNVKLLLESVEKPAFCIDEVTATHLICSMHACAHGVLGMSQDIEDLVETSTNLASVKMKEGNTIIVGTSQRSSIESCKEYAANMVAATFQLAGAKVTHGDGYPGWAPNPDSVILQVAQDAYNRLFKKDAKIKAIHAGLECGLFLEKYPQLDMISFGPTLRDVHSPNERIEIATVQLWWNHLLEVLKSIPTK comes from the coding sequence ATGAAGATTACAGATTTATCTCCTGCATTAGTGTGGAAATATTTCCACCAGGTAACACAGGTACCCCGCCCCTCAAAAAAGGAAGAAAAGATGATTAAGTATCTTGAAACCTTCGCGGCAGAACATAAAATCGCTATAAAAAAAGATTCATGCGGAAATATCCTCATGTCAAAACCTGCTACTCCAGGAAGAGAAAGCGTGCCAACTGTAATTCTGCAATCCCATATTGATATGGTATGCGAAAAGAACAATGACACAAAACATGATTTTGACAATGATCCTATCGAAACGATCGTAGACGGAGCCTGGCTTCGCGCAAATGGCACTACATTGGGAGCAGACAATGGGATCGGTGTTGCTGCTGAATTGGCAATTTTGGCTTCAAACGATATTGAGCATGGTCCTTTGGAATGTTTATTTACTGTTGACGAAGAAACCGGCCTTACCGGAGCAAAGGCTCTTGAAAAGGGATTTCTTTCAGGAAACATTCTGTTAAATCTGGATAGCGAAGACGAAGGTGAAATCTTTGTTGGCTGTGCCGGAGGTAAAGATACTGCTGCCACTTTTACTTACACGCCGGAAGCTGCACCGGACGGATTATTCTACTTCCGCGTTGATGTTAAGGGTTTGAACGGAGGACACTCCGGAGGCGAGATACACAAACAGCTTGGCAATGCAAATAAACTGCTTGTAAGATACCTCTACTTGCTTAAGAAACAGACCGGAAATATCGTTCTTTGCAGTATCGACGGTGGCAACCTTCGCAATGCCATAGCCCGTGAAGCTCATGCTGTTGTAGGTGTTCCTTACGATGCCAAAGAAGGCGTACGTGTATTGCTTAATCACTTTGCAGCCGACGTTGAAAACGAATTAAAGCATGTAGATCCCAATGTTAAGCTGTTACTTGAATCGGTGGAAAAACCTGCATTCTGTATAGACGAAGTTACTGCTACACATCTAATATGTTCGATGCATGCCTGCGCTCATGGCGTTTTAGGTATGAGCCAGGATATCGAAGATTTGGTAGAAACCTCTACGAATCTGGCTTCCGTAAAAATGAAAGAAGGAAACACCATTATAGTTGGTACCAGTCAGCGTAGTTCTATCGAATCATGCAAAGAATATGCAGCCAACATGGTTGCCGCCACATTCCAATTGGCAGGTGCAAAAGTTACACACGGAGACGGATATCCTGGATGGGCTCCTAATCCTGATTCGGTTATTTTGCAGGTTGCACAAGATGCTTATAATCGGCTGTTCAAGAAGGATGCCAAGATTAAAGCCATCCATGCAGGACTAGAATGTGGATTATTTCTCGAAAAATACCCACAGTTGGATATGATTTCTTTTGGTCCCACGCTTCGCGATGTACATTCGCCCAACGAACGTATAGAAATTGCGACAGTTCAATTATGGTGGAATCATTTACTTGAAGTGTTAAAGAGCATTCCTACAAAATAA
- a CDS encoding endonuclease/exonuclease/phosphatase family protein gives MRQVATLLFVLFICSPVTLHCQQTFRVMSYNVENLFDCENDPEKDDESFLPEGVLHWTKGRYYHKLQQISKVITAAGEWRTPALVGLCEVENDSTLIHLLQRTPLRQQHYRYCMTNSPDKRGIDVALLYQRDQFAYIGHESLRIEFKKHPEKRSRDILHVSGKVISGDTLDVFVCHFPSRSGGEKATEPDRKDAAARLRKACDSLFSCRQNPLLIIMGDFNDTPSDVSIRNELRAIAYPATSISQHSLYNLFSAPRLLSKPGSHKYQGEWAQLDQIIVSGTLINPGRSMRLLAESIKIFDPSFLLMPDKTHLGKRPFRTFYGYKYEGGYSDHLPILTDFSLSLAPQEY, from the coding sequence ATGCGCCAGGTTGCAACCTTATTATTTGTGCTATTCATCTGCTCACCCGTTACCCTACATTGTCAGCAGACCTTTCGCGTTATGAGCTACAATGTCGAAAACCTCTTCGATTGCGAAAATGATCCTGAAAAAGATGATGAATCCTTTTTACCTGAAGGCGTTCTTCATTGGACAAAAGGACGTTATTATCATAAGTTACAGCAAATCTCGAAGGTTATTACAGCTGCCGGCGAGTGGCGTACTCCAGCTCTTGTTGGGCTCTGCGAAGTTGAAAACGATTCCACTTTGATTCATTTGCTTCAACGTACTCCGCTCAGGCAACAGCATTACAGGTATTGTATGACCAACAGCCCGGATAAGCGCGGAATTGATGTGGCTCTGCTTTACCAACGTGATCAGTTTGCCTACATCGGACACGAGTCGTTGCGTATCGAATTTAAAAAACATCCGGAAAAACGTTCGAGAGACATTCTTCACGTATCCGGAAAAGTAATATCCGGCGATACTTTGGATGTGTTTGTTTGTCATTTTCCTTCGCGTTCCGGAGGTGAAAAAGCCACAGAGCCCGACAGGAAAGATGCCGCAGCACGATTGCGGAAAGCTTGCGATTCGCTTTTTTCATGCCGGCAAAATCCCCTGTTGATTATTATGGGCGATTTTAACGATACTCCATCAGATGTTAGTATCCGTAATGAATTGCGGGCAATAGCTTATCCGGCAACATCTATTTCGCAGCATTCGCTGTATAATCTTTTCTCTGCGCCCCGTCTTTTATCAAAACCTGGATCTCATAAATATCAAGGTGAATGGGCTCAATTGGATCAAATAATTGTAAGCGGAACGCTTATTAATCCTGGTAGGTCAATGCGTTTACTAGCGGAAAGCATCAAAATATTCGATCCTTCATTTCTATTAATGCCAGACAAGACCCATCTTGGCAAAAGACCTTTCAGAACCTTTTACGGGTATAAATATGAAGGAGGTTACAGCGATCATTTGCCAATCCTTACAGATTTTTCATTATCTTTGGCGCCTCAAGAATATTAA